The nucleotide sequence TAATGGTCCGTAAAGCCGTACCCGTGATAAGCCGAGCGCATGGCCCCGCCCTCATTGGTAAGCGGCTGGTTGTTTTCGAGTACGGGTGTGAGCCAGATGGCTGTTACGCCGAGGTCTTTCAGATAATCGAGGTGCTGCACTACCCCGGCGAGGTCGCCCCCGTGCCGGTAGTAAGGGTTAGCCCGGTCGGCGTTGGGGTCGGCCATGTCCGCAAATTTATCGTTGCCTGGATCACCGTTGGCGAAGCGGTCGGGCATGGCCAGATAAATAAAATCGGCCGCCGTTACGCCCAGACCTTTGGGTGATCTGTCGCGGGCTCTCAGCTCAAACGGCTGGGTGAGCGTCTGATTGCCGCGCTTACCCGTAATTCGGACTAGGCCGGGTTTGGCCGATGGCGCAATAGTCAGATCAAGAAAAGCATAGTTTGGATTTTCGACTGTATGCGCTTTAACGAGCTTTACGCCGGGGTAATTGAGCGAATACGTCAGCGTACCGGCATTGGGACCGTAAATAAGCAATTGCAGGTTCGGGTTTTTCATGCCTACCCACCAGTTCGTTGGGTTCACGCGCTGAATCTGGGCATTCTGCGCAAAGGCGAGCTGACAGACTGTGATAAGAAGAATGAACAGGTAAAGACTGGGTCTTTTCATAAAATAGGACGTTAATACTGGCCTATAGGCCGGAGGACTCCTGTGGACAAATTATTGGGACGCGAAAAATAAACAGGGATTTAGGGCAAAATGGCTATATTTTTGCACTTACCAATGACATAATCACCGTAACCTGTATTTGTTCAAACCTATGAATACGATGTCCGTTGTTCCAGTAATGGACAAACTAATCATTTACCAAATCTTCACCCGGCTGTTTGGCAACCAGAACACTACCAATCGTCCGAACGGTACCCGCGATGAGAATGGCGTTGGCAAATTTAACGACATTAATGAGCGGGCGTTGCAGGCCATTCGGGATTTGGGTGCCTCGCACGTCTGGTATACGGGCGTTCTGGAACACGCCACTCAGACCGATTATTCAGCCTTCGGAATTCAGCCCGACGATCCAGCCGTAGTCAAAGGGCGGGCCGGGTCGCCCTATGCGGTGAAAGACTATTTCGACGTGGACCCCGACCTGGCCGTCAGCGTGCCCGACCGCATGACGGAGTTTGAAGACCTGGTGCAGCGCACCCACGCGCATGGCCTGAAGGTCGTCATTGACTTTGTACCCAATCACGTTGCCCGGCAGTATAAGTCCGATGTGAAACCGGCTGGTGTAATCGATCTGGGCGAACAGGAAGATCCGTCGGTCCGTTTCTCGCCGAACAACAATTTTTACTACCTGCCGGGCGAAACATTCATTTCGCCGGAGAGTGCTGACGACAGCGTAACAGCCCGCGATGAATCAGTATACTGGGGAACCCTGAATGAATGTCCGGCCAAAGTGACCGGCAGCGGCTCCATTACGGCTACCCCCGACGTCAACGACTGGTACGAAACCGTTAAGCTCAACTACGGCATCAATGTATTCGATGGCAGCCGGCATTTCCAGCCGACGCCCGCTACCTGGCAGCAGATGCTCGACATTCTGTTGTTCTGGGCCGACAAAGGCGTTGACGGTTTCCGCTGTGATATGGCGCAGATGGTGCCGGTTGAGTTCTGGCAATGGGCCATTGGCCGGGTTAAACAGCGCTATCCACGCCTGATTTTTATCGCTGAAATCTACGAGCCTGGCCTGTACCGCCCGTTTATTTTCCAGGGCGGTTTCGATTATCTCTACGATAAGGTCGGTCTTTACGACGCCCTCCGGCGGCTGATGGAAGGGCAGGGTTCTTGCTACGAACTGACGCGCGTCTGGCAGCAGGAGTCCGGCGATTTTGCCCAGCATATGCTCCGGTTTCTGGAAACGCACGACGAGCAGCGTATTAACTCGCGGTTTTTTACCAACGACCCTTGGGCCGCCGTGCCGGCCATGACCCTGGCAGCCACGATGCATACCGGGCCGTTTCTGCTGTATT is from Spirosoma taeanense and encodes:
- a CDS encoding alpha-amylase family protein, with the translated sequence MNTMSVVPVMDKLIIYQIFTRLFGNQNTTNRPNGTRDENGVGKFNDINERALQAIRDLGASHVWYTGVLEHATQTDYSAFGIQPDDPAVVKGRAGSPYAVKDYFDVDPDLAVSVPDRMTEFEDLVQRTHAHGLKVVIDFVPNHVARQYKSDVKPAGVIDLGEQEDPSVRFSPNNNFYYLPGETFISPESADDSVTARDESVYWGTLNECPAKVTGSGSITATPDVNDWYETVKLNYGINVFDGSRHFQPTPATWQQMLDILLFWADKGVDGFRCDMAQMVPVEFWQWAIGRVKQRYPRLIFIAEIYEPGLYRPFIFQGGFDYLYDKVGLYDALRRLMEGQGSCYELTRVWQQESGDFAQHMLRFLETHDEQRINSRFFTNDPWAAVPAMTLAATMHTGPFLLYFGQEIGVRADGSEGFSGDDGRTTIFDYWGLTDWQNWVNKGRYDGAKLNDDQRRLRAFYQRLNHLVNGSDAIQNGFFYDLQYANDNGQSAGYDAHQVFSYLRYTDRQKLLIICNFSRQETSITVRIPHHAFGAMGLDPAKAYQLTDIFMTNTQLEMVGHTGVSLGLSSRSALVLEIKS